One part of the Falco peregrinus isolate bFalPer1 chromosome 14, bFalPer1.pri, whole genome shotgun sequence genome encodes these proteins:
- the CBLN1 gene encoding cerebellin-1, with the protein MPGPGLGLGLGLLLGAAWLACGQNETEPIVLEGKCLVVCDSNPTSDPTGTALGISVRSGSAKVAFSAIRSTNHEPSEMSNRTMIIYFDQVLVNIGSNFDSERSTFISPRKGIYSFNFHVVKVYNRQTIQVSLMLNGWPVISAFAGDQDVTREAASNGVLIQMEKGDRAYLKLERGNLMGGWKYSTFSGFLVFPL; encoded by the exons ATgccgggcccggggctggggctggggctggggctgctgctgggcgcGGCGTGGCTGGCGTGCGGGCAGAACGAGACGGAGCCCATCGTGCTGGAGGGGAAGTGCCTCGTGGTGTGCGACTCCAACCCCACCTCCGACCCCACCGGCACGGCGCTCGGCATCTCCGTGCGCTCCGGCAGCGCCAAGGTCGCCTTCTCCGCCATCCGCAGCACCAACCACGAGCCCTCCGAGATGAGCAACCGCACCATGATCATCTACTTCGACCAG GTACTAGTGAATATCGGCAGCAACTTCGACTCGGAGCGGAGCACTTTCATCTCGCCCAGGAAAGGCATTTACAGTTTCAATTTTCACGTGGTGAAAGTGTACAACAGGCAAACCATCCAG GTGAGTTTGATGCTAAATGGGTGGCCAGTGatttctgcctttgcaggggACCAAGATGTGACCCGAGAAGCTGCTAGCAATGGAGTCCTGATTCAGATGGAAAAAGGAGACAGAGCTTATCTAAAACTGGAGAGAGGAAACTTGATGGGTGGCTGGAAGTATTCAACATTCTCTGGATTTCTAGTGTTCCCGCTTTAA